The Agromyces sp. LHK192 genome includes a window with the following:
- a CDS encoding CHAP domain-containing protein: MSGDVTSGMQQPTSRAARRAAEAAAEASATRSGRRRGSTDQVASGASQPTASATARPVPPAGRPARTPIPAARQRPVAPPAPAPRATGAVRRTGPTRVLAAVLVVPAIIGTVALPAYAMAPGAPGFDTSHQFSRTTAEAQDVDVSALAGGASLSSDAYAVKTKVEIDEEAAEAERSSAASLVNRAGAYYTPAQQAEGDDYPWWNETPDDYGGGLSPLRYYYRECVDFVAWRMNRDAGVTSGPWKWDWSNLASGSAYAWADEWAARGRATSSEPIVGSVAWFPYNHVAYVQAVNGDGTVTIEEYNQNSDHSYHVRTIPASSAIYLYPPV, translated from the coding sequence GTGAGCGGTGACGTGACGAGCGGCATGCAGCAGCCGACGAGCCGGGCAGCACGCCGCGCGGCAGAAGCCGCCGCCGAGGCATCCGCAACCCGTTCCGGTCGTCGTCGGGGTTCCACCGACCAGGTCGCGTCGGGTGCGTCGCAGCCGACCGCGTCGGCGACCGCCCGGCCGGTTCCGCCCGCCGGGCGCCCGGCCCGCACCCCGATCCCCGCCGCCCGGCAGCGGCCCGTCGCCCCTCCGGCCCCGGCGCCGCGCGCGACCGGAGCCGTTCGTCGCACCGGCCCGACCCGGGTGCTCGCCGCCGTGCTCGTCGTGCCGGCGATCATCGGGACCGTGGCGCTGCCCGCCTACGCGATGGCGCCGGGAGCGCCCGGGTTCGACACCTCGCACCAGTTCTCCCGCACCACGGCGGAGGCGCAGGACGTCGACGTCTCGGCGCTCGCCGGCGGCGCCAGCCTCTCCTCGGATGCCTACGCCGTGAAGACCAAGGTCGAGATCGACGAGGAGGCTGCGGAGGCGGAGCGTTCGAGCGCGGCGAGCCTGGTCAATCGTGCGGGCGCCTACTACACGCCCGCGCAGCAGGCCGAGGGCGACGACTATCCGTGGTGGAACGAGACGCCCGACGACTACGGCGGCGGCCTGTCACCGCTTCGGTACTACTACCGCGAGTGCGTCGACTTCGTCGCCTGGCGGATGAACCGCGACGCCGGGGTCACGAGCGGCCCCTGGAAGTGGGACTGGTCGAACCTCGCCTCAGGCAGCGCGTACGCGTGGGCCGACGAATGGGCGGCGCGCGGCCGCGCGACGAGCAGCGAACCGATCGTCGGGTCGGTCGCCTGGTTCCCGTACAACCACGTCGCGTACGTGCAGGCGGTCAACGGTGACGGCACCGTCACGATCGAGGAGTACAACCAGAACTCCGATCACTCGTACCACGTGCGCACGATTCCGGCGTCGTCGGCGATCTACCTGTACCCGCCGGTCTGA
- a CDS encoding HNH endonuclease — protein sequence MRTLVLNAGYEPLAVVSFKRALLLVMHEKATVVLHDADHPVRAANGDWDRPSVIVLTRYVRPPRVHHVPVSRRGVLRRDEHRCAYCGASAATIDHVLPRSRGGRDTWENLVACCLRCNNVKSDHTPAEMGWQLRFTPRMPQGRGWVVRGFERPLPQWSEFLQAA from the coding sequence ATGCGCACCCTCGTGCTCAACGCCGGCTATGAGCCGCTCGCCGTGGTCTCCTTCAAGCGCGCACTGCTCCTCGTGATGCACGAGAAGGCGACCGTCGTCCTGCACGACGCGGATCACCCGGTCCGTGCGGCGAACGGCGACTGGGATAGACCGAGCGTCATCGTGCTCACCCGCTACGTGCGGCCCCCGCGGGTGCACCACGTTCCCGTGAGCCGAAGAGGGGTCCTGCGGCGCGACGAGCACCGTTGCGCGTACTGCGGGGCATCGGCCGCGACGATCGACCACGTGCTCCCCAGGTCGCGCGGCGGGCGGGACACCTGGGAGAACCTCGTCGCGTGCTGCCTGCGGTGCAACAACGTGAAGAGCGACCACACGCCCGCCGAGATGGGATGGCAGCTGCGCTTCACGCCGCGGATGCCGCAGGGCCGAGGATGGGTCGTGCGCGGGTTCGAACGCCCCCTGCCGCAATGGAGCGAGTTCCTCCAGGCCGCGTGA
- a CDS encoding C40 family peptidase, producing the protein MARSPRRRVSGASPRKSRITAIRPRRRSGSTEIAEATAVPTPEARSMPAATTRPSSSLRLRRGPFANVAVIAVSAGIVGTLAIPAYAMSPDEVGLQFAQSDEARLTDAAAQSVDVEGDVIAAPVSTDGYAAVTGEEIRAAEQAAAEAAAAAERAAQARAAAEQQMTSYAASYSGPGVADLLANPPYPSFDLASVYNVATQYIGTPYVYGGSTPAGFDCSGFVMYVFAQFGIAMPHSSAGQGAMGTPISEADAVPGDLVIMSGHDGFYAGNGMILHAPYEGASVRVQPIWTSSYQIVRIGI; encoded by the coding sequence TTGGCTCGTTCCCCCCGCCGCCGCGTCAGCGGCGCCAGCCCGCGCAAGTCGCGCATCACCGCCATCCGCCCCCGCAGGCGCTCCGGTTCCACGGAGATCGCCGAGGCGACGGCGGTTCCCACGCCCGAAGCGCGATCGATGCCCGCTGCGACGACCAGGCCGTCGTCGAGCCTGCGGCTCCGCCGCGGCCCGTTCGCGAACGTCGCGGTCATCGCGGTCTCCGCCGGCATCGTCGGCACGCTCGCGATCCCCGCGTACGCCATGTCGCCCGACGAGGTCGGCCTCCAGTTCGCGCAGTCCGACGAGGCGCGCCTGACCGACGCCGCGGCGCAGTCCGTCGATGTCGAAGGCGACGTCATCGCGGCGCCCGTCTCGACCGACGGCTATGCCGCGGTCACCGGCGAGGAGATCCGCGCCGCCGAACAGGCGGCCGCAGAGGCCGCCGCCGCAGCCGAACGCGCCGCGCAGGCACGCGCCGCGGCAGAGCAGCAGATGACCTCGTACGCCGCGTCGTACAGCGGCCCCGGCGTCGCCGACCTGCTCGCCAACCCGCCGTACCCGAGCTTCGACCTCGCGAGCGTCTACAACGTGGCGACGCAGTACATCGGCACCCCGTACGTCTACGGCGGCTCGACGCCCGCCGGCTTCGACTGCTCGGGCTTCGTGATGTACGTGTTCGCCCAGTTCGGCATCGCGATGCCGCACTCGTCCGCCGGCCAGGGTGCGATGGGCACGCCCATCTCCGAGGCCGACGCGGTGCCCGGCGACCTCGTGATCATGTCGGGCCACGACGGCTTCTACGCCGGCAACGGCATGATCCTGCACGCGCCGTACGAGGGGGCATCCGTGCGCGTGCAGCCGATCTGGACCAGCTCGTACCAGATCGTGCGCATCGGGATCTGA
- a CDS encoding metal-dependent transcriptional regulator translates to MTDLIDTTEMYLRTILDLEEEGIVPLRARISERLGHSGPTVSQTVARMERDGLVVVGGDRHLELTPEGRSKAVHVMRKHRLAERLLSDVIGLEWEYVHEEACRWEHVMSEQVERRLVELLGQPTHSPYGNPIPGLEELGVPAAQPFLSGVRNVVVALAESDGRVEGVVRRLAEPAQFDPELLAQFREAGILPGARATFETRGGFVRVEIEGVDGALELATDVAGHLFIGD, encoded by the coding sequence GTGACGGATCTGATCGACACGACGGAGATGTACCTCCGAACCATCCTCGATCTCGAGGAGGAGGGGATCGTCCCCCTGCGGGCGCGGATCTCCGAGCGCCTCGGGCACTCCGGCCCGACGGTCTCGCAGACCGTCGCGCGGATGGAACGCGACGGGCTCGTCGTGGTCGGCGGCGACCGCCACCTCGAGCTCACGCCCGAGGGGCGAAGCAAGGCCGTGCACGTGATGCGCAAGCACCGGCTCGCCGAGCGCCTGCTCTCCGACGTCATCGGCCTCGAGTGGGAGTACGTCCACGAGGAGGCGTGCCGCTGGGAGCACGTCATGAGCGAGCAGGTCGAGCGCCGTCTCGTCGAGCTGCTCGGCCAGCCGACGCATTCGCCCTACGGCAACCCGATCCCCGGGCTCGAGGAGCTCGGCGTTCCGGCGGCGCAGCCGTTCCTGAGCGGCGTGCGCAACGTCGTCGTCGCACTCGCCGAGTCCGACGGGCGGGTCGAGGGCGTCGTCCGACGGCTCGCCGAACCCGCCCAGTTCGACCCCGAACTCCTGGCGCAGTTCCGCGAGGCCGGGATCCTGCCGGGCGCACGGGCGACCTTCGAGACGAGGGGCGGGTTCGTCCGCGTCGAGATCGAGGGCGTCGACGGTGCCCTCGAACTGGCGACCGACGTGGCCGGCCACCTCTTCATCGGCGACTGA
- the serC gene encoding phosphoserine transaminase, translating into MPSLAIPAALLPADGRFGCGPSKVRPEQLAHLAAEGPRILGTSHRQAPVKQLVGRVREGLADLFRLPDGYEVVLGNGGSTAFWDMAAFGLIERRAQLSTFGEFGAKFAKAAAAPWLEAPDVRTAAPGTRVGAEAVEGVDVYGWPQNETSTGVASPVVRVDGDAGALTVIDATSAAGGIDVDPAQFDAYYFAPQKNFASDGGIWFALLSPAAIERVERVAASGRYIPDFLSLKQAVDNSRLDQTLNTPALAPLLLLENQIEWMLASGGLAWADARTRESSGVLYDWAEASDVATPFVAEAADRSQVVVTIDFDEQTDAARIAKILRENGIVDTEPYRKLGRNQLRVATFTAIEPDDVRALTASIDYVLEHLG; encoded by the coding sequence ATGCCCAGCCTCGCGATCCCCGCTGCCCTGCTGCCCGCCGACGGACGATTCGGTTGCGGGCCGTCGAAGGTGCGCCCCGAGCAGCTCGCCCACCTCGCCGCCGAGGGACCGCGGATCCTGGGCACCTCGCACCGCCAGGCGCCGGTCAAGCAGCTCGTCGGACGGGTCCGCGAAGGCCTCGCCGACCTCTTCCGGCTGCCCGACGGGTACGAGGTCGTGCTCGGCAACGGCGGCTCGACGGCGTTCTGGGACATGGCCGCGTTCGGACTCATCGAACGGCGGGCGCAGCTGAGCACGTTCGGCGAGTTCGGCGCGAAGTTCGCGAAGGCCGCCGCGGCGCCATGGCTCGAGGCCCCCGACGTTCGCACGGCCGCCCCCGGCACGCGCGTCGGGGCGGAGGCCGTCGAGGGCGTCGACGTGTACGGCTGGCCGCAGAACGAGACCTCGACCGGCGTCGCCTCACCGGTGGTCCGCGTCGACGGCGACGCCGGTGCGCTCACCGTGATCGACGCGACGAGCGCCGCGGGCGGCATCGACGTCGACCCCGCGCAGTTCGACGCCTACTACTTCGCCCCGCAGAAGAACTTCGCCTCCGACGGCGGCATCTGGTTCGCGCTGCTGTCGCCGGCCGCGATCGAGCGCGTCGAGCGCGTCGCGGCGAGCGGCCGGTACATCCCCGACTTCCTCTCGCTCAAGCAGGCCGTCGACAACTCGCGGCTCGACCAGACGCTGAACACGCCGGCGCTCGCGCCGCTCCTGCTCCTCGAGAACCAGATCGAGTGGATGCTGGCGTCCGGCGGCCTCGCCTGGGCCGACGCCCGCACGCGCGAGTCCTCAGGCGTCCTGTACGACTGGGCCGAGGCATCCGACGTCGCGACCCCGTTCGTCGCCGAAGCGGCGGACCGCTCGCAGGTGGTCGTGACGATCGACTTCGACGAGCAGACGGATGCCGCGCGCATCGCGAAGATCCTCCGTGAGAACGGCATCGTGGACACGGAGCCGTATCGCAAGCTCGGCCGGAACCAGCTGCGCGTCGCGACGTTCACCGCGATCGAGCCGGATGACGTGCGCGCGCTCACGGCCTCGATCGACTACGTGCTCGAGCACCTGGGCTGA
- a CDS encoding DUF2530 domain-containing protein, with protein sequence MRLWLGEDERRPDPAPARADARKALATGTAAWLLGAGLAWFFLPALDAAGFGWLLPMSVIGFALGIAGITVVQVHRHRTGERGRRNRGGPTVDQSSED encoded by the coding sequence GTGCGCCTTTGGCTGGGCGAGGACGAGCGCAGGCCCGACCCTGCGCCGGCCAGGGCCGACGCCAGGAAGGCGCTCGCGACCGGTACCGCCGCCTGGCTGCTCGGTGCGGGCCTGGCGTGGTTCTTCCTGCCCGCGCTCGACGCCGCCGGCTTCGGTTGGCTGCTGCCGATGTCGGTCATCGGGTTCGCGCTCGGCATCGCCGGGATCACGGTCGTCCAGGTGCACCGGCACCGCACCGGCGAGCGCGGACGCCGGAACCGCGGCGGACCGACCGTCGATCAGTCTTCCGAGGACTGA
- a CDS encoding DUF3027 domain-containing protein, protein MPDEEPLVTPPADDGPIADDAPSADDALIPDDAPEADDESTADDESAAAEVAGETRVDAVADEVLLASAALAQRALLETTPPETVGSVIGHIVEDEHVLTLLFAADLAGYRGWHWSVTIARVEGADPTVLETELMPGEQALLAPEWVPWSERLAEYRAAQAQSAALGDGDPADDDEFRDGFDGDRFDEDDADDGLDDGLGDADGYGSDVEEDDDHEHDDHDHDDHDDVFDGIDIDALGDPAEPDVSEVESDASEVESTETADSSAGTSGAAGDQSSED, encoded by the coding sequence ATGCCTGACGAGGAGCCGCTCGTCACGCCGCCGGCGGACGACGGGCCGATCGCGGACGACGCGCCATCGGCGGACGACGCGCTGATCCCGGACGACGCGCCGGAGGCCGACGACGAGTCGACCGCAGACGACGAGTCGGCGGCGGCGGAGGTCGCCGGGGAGACACGCGTGGACGCCGTCGCGGACGAAGTGCTGCTCGCCTCGGCCGCACTCGCGCAGCGGGCCCTGCTCGAGACGACGCCGCCGGAGACCGTCGGTTCGGTGATCGGCCACATCGTCGAGGACGAGCACGTGCTCACCCTCCTGTTCGCCGCCGACCTCGCCGGCTACCGAGGCTGGCACTGGAGCGTGACCATCGCCCGGGTCGAGGGCGCCGACCCCACGGTGCTCGAGACCGAGCTCATGCCGGGGGAGCAGGCGCTCCTCGCGCCCGAGTGGGTGCCCTGGTCGGAGCGGCTCGCGGAGTACCGGGCGGCTCAGGCGCAGTCCGCCGCGCTCGGCGACGGCGACCCGGCCGACGACGACGAGTTCCGCGACGGATTCGACGGTGACCGATTCGATGAAGACGACGCCGACGACGGGTTGGACGACGGACTCGGAGACGCCGACGGCTACGGGAGCGACGTCGAAGAGGACGACGACCACGAGCACGACGATCACGATCACGACGATCACGACGACGTGTTCGACGGGATCGACATCGACGCGCTGGGCGATCCGGCAGAGCCGGACGTCTCCGAGGTCGAGTCGGACGCCTCCGAGGTCGAGTCCACCGAGACGGCGGATTCCTCCGCCGGCACGTCGGGTGCTGCCGGGGATCAGTCCTCGGAAGACTGA
- a CDS encoding cold-shock protein, whose amino-acid sequence MPTGKVKFYDDEKGFGFIAADDGQEVFLHASALPSGATVRAGTRLEFGIADGKRGAQALSVRVLDTPPSMAKIHRKPADDMAVIVEDLVKVLDGIGGDLRRGRYPDKGKARTVAAVLRRVADDLDA is encoded by the coding sequence ATGCCCACCGGCAAGGTCAAGTTCTACGACGATGAGAAGGGCTTCGGCTTCATCGCCGCCGACGACGGCCAGGAGGTCTTCCTGCATGCCTCGGCGCTGCCGTCCGGAGCGACCGTGCGGGCCGGCACGCGGCTCGAGTTCGGCATCGCCGACGGCAAGCGCGGCGCGCAGGCCCTCTCGGTGCGCGTGCTCGACACGCCGCCGAGCATGGCGAAGATCCACCGCAAGCCGGCCGACGACATGGCCGTCATCGTCGAGGACCTCGTGAAGGTGCTCGACGGCATCGGCGGAGACCTCCGTCGCGGCCGATACCCCGACAAGGGCAAGGCGCGCACCGTCGCGGCCGTGCTCCGACGCGTCGCGGACGACCTCGATGCCTGA
- a CDS encoding helicase-associated domain-containing protein has translation MTRDELAGALALREFDAAAIRDQFDLAEALLSADSLDSAIGRLDRRHLAVLSAATTAAGSDGVLDPAALTAELERIEASDQIRGIRDELLDDLADRLLVVRDDDERVRVPSAVTTRLAARLGTDLPTATELAATPPPVLQPVDAVDRRLLARRGAEAAYATVTATAELVSAIGMQPARELAKGGLSLPDSKRLAEATGVELDELPRLFRRAVEAGLVTRDGAYWLESDLGGNWCLLPAAERWKLLADRWRDRIPPALRELVVRRTEVLSAADFRADVTWLYPAGGRWVDEGLDRLADEADALGLAVDGNPVDPGPTVVAGDLDRAAEEIGAWFPTPVDKVYLQHDLSVVAPGPLAPAVDARLRGFADLEARDLASTYRVTAASVNRGLAAGESAESIRAFLESISLTGMPQPLEYLVQEAARRFGSVRVAAAPPSDAPALASVRSDDGELIGTLEVDQSLSSLGLRRGGDHRLLSRFAPDLVFWALSDAKYPVAAEDADGRILRLKRHRLAPAPSPAPRADPVADLIERLSNGDGSPATEDAWLARQLEAAARAKETLTVTVRMPGGQTADYLLAPASVANGRLRARDRKADIERTLPLSAIAAVGPAPAE, from the coding sequence ATGACGCGTGACGAGTTGGCCGGCGCGCTCGCGCTGCGCGAGTTCGACGCCGCCGCTATCCGCGACCAGTTCGACCTCGCCGAGGCGCTGCTCTCCGCAGACTCCCTCGACTCGGCGATCGGCCGGCTCGATCGTCGCCACCTGGCCGTCCTCTCGGCCGCGACCACTGCGGCCGGGTCCGACGGCGTGCTGGACCCAGCGGCGCTCACCGCCGAGCTCGAACGGATCGAGGCCTCCGACCAGATCCGCGGCATCCGCGATGAGCTGCTCGACGATCTCGCCGACCGCCTCCTCGTGGTCCGCGACGACGACGAGCGCGTTCGAGTCCCGTCCGCCGTGACCACGCGGCTGGCCGCGCGGCTCGGCACCGACCTCCCGACCGCGACCGAGCTGGCCGCGACCCCGCCGCCCGTGCTGCAGCCGGTCGACGCGGTGGATCGCCGGCTCCTCGCGCGCCGCGGCGCCGAGGCCGCGTATGCGACGGTGACGGCGACGGCGGAGCTCGTGTCGGCGATCGGCATGCAGCCCGCCCGCGAGCTCGCGAAGGGCGGTCTCTCGCTCCCCGACTCGAAGCGGCTGGCCGAGGCGACCGGGGTCGAGCTCGACGAACTGCCCCGGCTGTTCCGGCGAGCCGTCGAGGCCGGGCTCGTCACGCGCGACGGCGCCTACTGGCTGGAGTCCGACCTCGGCGGGAACTGGTGCCTGCTGCCCGCGGCCGAGCGGTGGAAGCTGCTCGCCGATCGCTGGCGCGACCGCATCCCGCCGGCGCTGCGCGAACTCGTCGTTCGCCGGACCGAGGTGCTCTCCGCGGCCGACTTCCGCGCGGACGTCACCTGGCTCTACCCCGCCGGCGGGCGATGGGTCGACGAGGGCCTCGACCGGCTCGCCGACGAGGCCGACGCGCTGGGGCTCGCCGTCGACGGCAACCCCGTCGATCCCGGTCCGACGGTCGTCGCGGGCGATCTCGACCGGGCCGCCGAGGAGATCGGTGCCTGGTTCCCGACCCCGGTCGACAAGGTGTACCTCCAGCACGACCTCTCGGTGGTCGCGCCAGGGCCCCTCGCGCCGGCCGTCGACGCACGGCTGCGCGGGTTCGCCGACCTCGAGGCACGCGATCTCGCGTCGACGTACCGCGTCACCGCGGCATCCGTGAATCGCGGGCTCGCCGCGGGCGAGTCCGCGGAGTCCATCCGCGCGTTCCTCGAGTCGATCTCGTTGACCGGGATGCCCCAGCCGCTCGAGTATCTCGTGCAGGAGGCGGCTCGGCGATTCGGCAGCGTTCGCGTCGCTGCGGCGCCGCCGTCGGATGCCCCGGCGCTCGCGTCGGTGCGCAGCGACGACGGCGAGCTCATCGGCACGCTCGAGGTCGACCAGTCGTTGTCGAGCCTCGGGCTGCGCCGTGGCGGCGACCATCGCCTGCTGTCGCGCTTCGCGCCCGACCTGGTGTTCTGGGCGCTCTCCGACGCCAAGTACCCGGTGGCCGCCGAAGACGCCGACGGCCGCATCCTCCGTCTCAAACGGCACCGTCTGGCGCCGGCGCCGTCACCGGCACCGCGCGCCGATCCGGTCGCGGACCTGATCGAACGGCTCTCGAACGGCGACGGCTCGCCGGCGACCGAGGACGCCTGGCTGGCACGTCAACTGGAGGCGGCGGCGCGCGCGAAGGAGACGTTGACGGTGACGGTGCGGATGCCGGGAGGCCAGACCGCCGACTACCTGCTCGCCCCGGCGAGCGTCGCGAACGGCCGACTCCGTGCGCGTGACCGCAAGGCGGACATCGAGCGCACCCTGCCGCTGTCCGCGATCGCCGCGGTCGGCCCGGCACCCGCCGAATAG
- a CDS encoding DNA repair helicase XPB encodes MSDGPLIVQSDRTVLLEVAHPLAEDARHDLAVFAELERAPEHVHTYRITRLGLWNARAAGHTADDMLGTLDRYARFPVPQTVAVDMRETVARYGRLVIDRTEEGLLRLHSDDVAVLTEVAGAKRIAPLLAERISDTGFLVAAWARGALKQELVKLGWPAEDLAGYTPGTPHPIDLEQDGWQLRGYQQQAVDNFFEGGSGVVVLPCGAGKTLVGAGAMATAKTTTLILVTNTVSARQWRDELLRRTSLSPDEIGEYSGQVKEIKPVTIATYQILTARRKGEYAHLSVLDALDWGLIVYDEVHLLPAPVFKLTAELQARRRLGLTATLVREDGREGDVFSLIGPKRFDAPWKEIEAQGFISPAACYEVRIDMPQGDRLQYAAAADDERYRLAATAPAKLGVVRQLVERHRGERILVIGQYLDQIDELAEALGAPQLTGSTPVDERERLFQEFRDGVTQVLVVSKVANFSVDLPEATVAIQVSGSFGSRQEEAQRLGRLLRPKESGLSANFYTLVSRDTVDQDFAQNRQRFLAEQGYSYTILDAHTLEAAA; translated from the coding sequence ATGTCGGACGGCCCCCTGATCGTGCAGAGCGATCGCACTGTGCTCCTCGAAGTCGCGCACCCGCTCGCCGAGGATGCACGGCACGATCTCGCCGTGTTCGCCGAGCTCGAGCGCGCCCCCGAGCACGTGCACACCTACCGCATCACCCGCCTCGGGTTGTGGAACGCGCGCGCCGCCGGCCACACGGCCGACGACATGCTCGGGACCCTCGACCGGTACGCCAGGTTCCCGGTGCCGCAGACCGTCGCCGTCGACATGCGCGAGACCGTCGCCAGGTACGGCCGGCTCGTGATCGACCGCACCGAGGAGGGACTGCTGCGCCTGCACTCGGACGACGTGGCGGTGCTCACCGAGGTGGCCGGCGCGAAGCGCATCGCCCCGCTGCTCGCGGAACGCATCTCGGACACCGGGTTCCTCGTCGCCGCGTGGGCGCGCGGCGCGCTCAAGCAGGAGCTGGTCAAGCTGGGCTGGCCGGCGGAGGACCTCGCCGGCTACACGCCGGGGACGCCGCATCCGATCGACCTCGAGCAGGACGGCTGGCAGCTGCGCGGCTACCAGCAGCAGGCGGTCGACAACTTCTTCGAGGGCGGCTCGGGCGTGGTGGTGCTGCCGTGCGGCGCCGGCAAGACCCTCGTCGGCGCCGGGGCGATGGCGACGGCGAAGACGACCACGCTGATCCTCGTGACGAACACGGTGTCGGCGCGTCAGTGGCGCGACGAACTGCTGCGTCGCACGTCGCTTTCTCCGGACGAGATCGGCGAGTACTCCGGCCAGGTCAAGGAGATCAAGCCCGTCACGATCGCGACCTACCAGATCCTCACGGCCCGCCGGAAGGGCGAGTACGCGCACCTGTCCGTGCTCGACGCCCTGGACTGGGGGCTCATCGTGTACGACGAGGTGCACCTGCTGCCCGCGCCGGTGTTCAAGCTCACCGCCGAGCTCCAGGCCCGCCGCCGGCTGGGCCTCACCGCCACGCTCGTACGCGAGGATGGTCGTGAGGGCGACGTGTTCAGCCTCATCGGCCCGAAGCGGTTCGACGCCCCGTGGAAGGAGATCGAGGCGCAGGGCTTCATCTCCCCCGCGGCCTGCTACGAGGTGCGCATCGACATGCCCCAGGGCGACCGGCTGCAGTACGCCGCGGCCGCCGACGACGAGCGGTACCGGCTCGCGGCGACCGCACCGGCGAAGCTCGGGGTGGTCCGCCAGCTCGTCGAGCGCCATCGCGGCGAGCGCATCCTCGTGATCGGGCAGTACCTCGACCAGATCGACGAGCTCGCGGAGGCGCTCGGAGCGCCCCAGCTGACCGGGTCGACGCCGGTCGACGAACGCGAGCGCCTGTTCCAGGAGTTCCGCGACGGCGTGACGCAGGTGCTCGTGGTGTCGAAGGTGGCGAACTTCTCGGTCGACCTCCCCGAGGCGACGGTCGCGATCCAGGTGTCGGGGTCGTTCGGTTCGCGGCAGGAGGAGGCGCAGCGCCTCGGACGCCTGCTGCGCCCGAAGGAGTCCGGCCTGTCGGCGAACTTCTACACACTCGTCTCGCGCGACACGGTCGACCAGGACTTCGCGCAGAACCGGCAGCGGTTCCTCGCCGAGCAGGGCTACTCGTACACGATCCTCGACGCGCACACGCTCGAGGCCGCGGCGTAG
- a CDS encoding pyrimidine reductase family protein, whose translation MSDDGIGTGEAGGDAPGRARLLDAYAIADRSAPRIRMNFVSSLDGAVTIDGRSGGLGDEADRLAMRVLRTLADVVVVGAGTVRAEGYGGIRVDDEDAEWRIARGMPPQPRLAIVSSALDLDPGHPVFAKAVVRPIVATQAGSARARRDALAEVAEVLICGDEEVDLRATRDALAAAGLRQVLCEGGPHLFGTLLSAGLVDELCLSLSPTLVGGGAGRIVQGAPEADRRMRLLHAIPAGDLLLLRYARD comes from the coding sequence ATGAGCGACGACGGGATTGGCACCGGTGAGGCGGGCGGCGACGCGCCGGGCCGCGCACGCCTGCTCGACGCCTACGCGATCGCCGACCGCTCCGCGCCGCGGATCCGCATGAACTTCGTGTCGAGCCTCGACGGCGCCGTCACCATCGACGGCCGAAGCGGCGGGCTCGGCGACGAGGCCGACCGCCTCGCCATGCGGGTGCTGCGAACCCTCGCCGACGTCGTGGTCGTCGGCGCAGGCACGGTTCGCGCCGAAGGGTACGGCGGCATCCGCGTCGACGACGAGGACGCCGAGTGGCGGATCGCGCGCGGGATGCCTCCGCAGCCGCGCCTCGCGATCGTGTCGTCGGCGCTCGACCTCGACCCGGGGCATCCGGTGTTCGCGAAGGCGGTCGTGCGCCCCATCGTCGCAACCCAAGCCGGATCGGCGCGGGCGCGGCGTGACGCGCTCGCCGAGGTCGCCGAGGTGCTGATCTGCGGCGACGAGGAGGTCGACCTCCGTGCGACGCGGGACGCGCTCGCCGCAGCGGGACTGCGCCAGGTCCTGTGCGAGGGCGGCCCGCACCTCTTCGGCACGCTGCTGTCAGCCGGCCTCGTCGACGAACTCTGCCTCAGCCTCAGCCCCACGCTCGTCGGCGGCGGTGCGGGCCGCATCGTGCAGGGCGCGCCCGAGGCGGATCGGCGGATGCGTCTGCTCCACGCGATCCCGGCGGGCGACCTGCTCCTGCTGCGCTACGCCAGGGACTGA